The Gemmatimonadota bacterium genome has a segment encoding these proteins:
- a CDS encoding cysteine--tRNA ligase — MSFRLYNTLSRSVEPFLPADGQTVRMYTCGPTVYDPAHVGNFRTFLFNDLMRRALRLQGWNVVQVQNLTDVDDKIIHRAAATGKTIVEVTEPITEIFHQDRRYLRIEDAEVYPKATTHIPEMVALVQTLLDKGVAYTAEDGSVYFGIDRFPGYGKLSRLDTREIRSGARVAQDDYSKENAQDFALWKAAKPEDEAAGAAWDAPFGRGRPGWHLECSAMAMKYLGETLDIHGGGIDLVFPHHEDEIAQSEAATGKTFSRFWCHGEFLQIDGTKMSKRLGNITTVKDLRERGISAAALRHFVYSTHYRKQMNLSGEGLEASLEAVRRVGELAHRLETARGGTAELAVAAGEGEAAFRAALSDDLNAPEAVAALFGFLQRANAELDRKGSDPAALAAARRTFLLMDGVLDFTPRVTRVVVGAETVEPALDSLVDLEEVEKGVLAWGAERLQARLAARKAREFATADAIRAEVEGRGLVVKDMPQGTQLERWR, encoded by the coding sequence TGCGGCCCAACGGTCTACGACCCGGCCCATGTCGGGAACTTCCGGACCTTCCTGTTCAACGACCTCATGCGGCGCGCGCTCCGCCTCCAGGGGTGGAACGTCGTCCAGGTGCAAAACCTCACGGACGTGGACGACAAGATCATCCATCGTGCCGCTGCGACCGGAAAGACGATTGTCGAGGTGACGGAGCCGATCACTGAGATCTTCCACCAGGATCGCAGGTACCTTCGCATCGAGGACGCCGAGGTCTATCCCAAGGCGACCACGCACATCCCCGAGATGGTGGCCCTCGTCCAAACGCTCCTGGACAAGGGGGTGGCCTATACCGCCGAGGACGGCTCGGTCTACTTCGGGATTGATCGGTTCCCCGGCTACGGCAAGTTGTCGAGGCTGGACACGCGCGAAATCCGGAGTGGGGCCCGTGTCGCGCAGGATGACTACTCCAAGGAGAACGCCCAGGACTTCGCGCTCTGGAAGGCCGCGAAGCCGGAGGATGAAGCGGCCGGGGCCGCCTGGGATGCGCCGTTCGGCCGCGGTAGGCCTGGCTGGCACCTCGAGTGCTCGGCGATGGCCATGAAGTACCTCGGCGAGACGCTCGACATCCATGGAGGCGGGATCGACCTCGTCTTCCCTCACCATGAGGACGAGATCGCCCAGAGCGAGGCGGCCACAGGAAAGACGTTCTCGCGCTTCTGGTGCCACGGCGAGTTCCTGCAGATCGACGGGACGAAGATGTCCAAGCGGCTGGGGAACATCACGACGGTCAAGGACCTGCGGGAGCGAGGCATTTCGGCTGCGGCGCTTCGGCACTTCGTCTACAGCACCCACTACCGAAAGCAGATGAACCTGTCCGGGGAGGGGCTGGAAGCCTCCCTCGAGGCGGTCCGTCGGGTTGGGGAGCTCGCCCACCGGCTGGAGACGGCCCGGGGCGGGACTGCGGAGTTGGCCGTGGCCGCCGGGGAGGGAGAGGCGGCCTTCAGGGCGGCCCTGTCGGACGACCTCAACGCGCCTGAGGCGGTCGCCGCGCTGTTCGGGTTCCTCCAGAGGGCGAACGCGGAGCTGGATCGGAAGGGATCTGACCCCGCGGCGCTGGCGGCGGCACGCCGGACCTTTCTATTGATGGACGGTGTGCTGGACTTCACGCCGCGGGTTACCCGGGTGGTCGTTGGCGCGGAAACGGTGGAGCCAGCGCTCGACTCCCTGGTCGATCTGGAGGAGGTGGAAAAGGGGGTTCTGGCGTGGGGTGCGGAGCGGCTGCAGGCGCGGCTGGCCGCGCGGAAGGCCCGGGAGTTCGCCACGGCAGACGCCATCCGGGCGGAGGTGGAGGGCCGGGGGCTGGTGGTGAAGGACATGCCACAGGGGACCCAGCTGGAGCGGTGGAGGTAA